One segment of Caldanaerobius fijiensis DSM 17918 DNA contains the following:
- a CDS encoding ABC transporter ATP-binding protein, translated as MPFGRINTRRVGSIRDNRIFKLLFYIKPYLPIIIISVIVTFILSLINIFVANYMKIMTDTVLKGNWSDFIRTVYFLIFIMITGFILKYINRYLIGRFTSGSMCSMRRLFINRIFNMPVSYLESRNTGDIISVFTNDMNKVQSFLQSHLQDLLYQPLAFISAFVYLFTINRPITIISTVVLPLVMFLTNKITGSLEQYAFKLQERLGQSNSILEDVIMGMPIVKSFNLQDLMYDKYRKIIRGVINEGINIEKRRLLIRIFTTVLGLTPYLLFAVYGGYLSLHGYMTAGDMIAFLSLLEYLYAPLTVIPYIASDIKVDMASFTRLFEILDQPVESRDGRRFLLEPNQPVISFNDVYFSYDGQNDVLKGLSFDLPEGHKVGLVGESGSGKSTIFKLICGFYRHQKGQVKIYGHDISEWDIKALRSQISLVSQDTYLFPCTIEENIRYGRPDATREEVIQAAKLANAHDFIVKLPQGYDTVVGERSTNLSGGERQRIAIARAILKDAPILLLDEATSALDSQSETLVQQALERLMKNRTVLMIAHRLSTIRNADEIFVLRDGKIVERGNHDELMERGGLYRQLYLEQFANMPQVT; from the coding sequence ATGCCTTTTGGGAGAATAAATACAAGGCGGGTGGGGTCAATTAGGGATAATAGAATTTTTAAACTCTTATTTTATATAAAGCCATATTTGCCCATCATAATTATTAGCGTTATTGTAACGTTTATACTTAGTTTAATCAACATATTTGTGGCCAATTATATGAAAATAATGACGGATACAGTTTTAAAGGGGAATTGGAGCGATTTCATAAGAACTGTATATTTTTTAATATTCATAATGATCACAGGCTTTATATTGAAGTACATAAATAGGTACCTCATAGGGCGATTTACATCAGGCAGTATGTGCTCCATGAGAAGACTGTTTATAAACAGGATTTTTAATATGCCTGTAAGCTATCTGGAGTCAAGAAATACCGGGGATATAATATCAGTATTTACCAATGACATGAACAAGGTTCAAAGTTTTTTGCAGAGCCATTTGCAGGATTTGCTGTATCAGCCTCTTGCTTTTATAAGTGCTTTTGTTTATCTTTTTACCATTAATAGACCAATCACCATCATAAGTACCGTCGTACTACCTCTCGTGATGTTTTTAACAAATAAAATAACAGGTTCACTGGAACAGTATGCCTTTAAGCTACAAGAACGGTTAGGGCAATCTAATTCCATATTAGAGGATGTAATAATGGGAATGCCCATAGTGAAGTCCTTTAACCTGCAGGATTTAATGTATGATAAATACCGTAAGATTATCCGCGGCGTAATCAATGAGGGAATAAATATAGAAAAACGTCGGCTTTTGATCAGAATTTTTACCACAGTTCTTGGGTTAACACCATATTTATTGTTTGCGGTTTATGGAGGGTATTTATCGTTGCACGGCTATATGACAGCGGGCGATATGATTGCGTTTTTGAGTTTACTGGAATATCTATATGCCCCGCTAACTGTTATACCTTATATTGCCAGCGACATTAAGGTAGATATGGCTTCATTTACTCGCCTGTTCGAGATTCTGGATCAACCAGTTGAATCACGGGATGGGCGCAGATTTTTATTGGAGCCAAATCAGCCGGTTATAAGTTTTAACGATGTATATTTTTCCTATGATGGACAGAATGATGTACTCAAGGGATTAAGTTTTGATTTACCAGAAGGGCATAAGGTAGGCCTGGTGGGCGAAAGCGGGAGCGGAAAAAGCACGATATTTAAACTGATTTGCGGTTTTTACAGACATCAAAAAGGTCAGGTAAAAATATATGGTCATGACATATCTGAATGGGACATCAAAGCGTTGAGATCCCAGATATCACTGGTTTCTCAGGATACATATCTTTTCCCATGTACCATAGAAGAAAATATAAGGTATGGAAGACCTGATGCCACAAGGGAGGAGGTAATTCAAGCTGCAAAGCTGGCCAACGCCCATGACTTTATAGTAAAGCTACCACAGGGTTATGATACAGTAGTGGGAGAGAGAAGTACCAATCTATCAGGGGGCGAGAGGCAGAGGATAGCCATAGCCAGAGCCATACTGAAGGATGCGCCGATATTGCTGCTGGATGAGGCCACATCAGCACTGGATTCACAGTCAGAGACATTGGTTCAGCAGGCGCTGGAAAGGCTGATGAAAAATCGGACGGTACTGATGATAGCCCACAGGCTTTCGACCATCAGAAATGCGGATGAGATTTTTGTATTGAGGGATGGGAAAATTGTAGAACGAGGCAATCACGATGAACTGATGGAGAGAGGCGGGCTGTACAGGCAGCTGTATCTGGAACAGTTTGCCAACATGCCACAAGTAACCTAA
- a CDS encoding HPr family phosphocarrier protein has translation MVEKKAIVRSENGIHARPAMKINKVALLYKSNITIVKDGNEYNARSIISIMTMAAEKGDELIVRADGVDEKEAVDAIVEALENIEG, from the coding sequence ATGGTAGAGAAAAAGGCGATTGTGCGCAGCGAAAATGGCATACATGCAAGGCCAGCCATGAAGATCAACAAAGTGGCATTGTTGTACAAATCAAACATCACCATCGTAAAAGACGGAAATGAATATAATGCCCGAAGCATTATAAGCATAATGACCATGGCCGCTGAAAAAGGTGATGAGCTCATCGTACGGGCAGATGGCGTAGACGAAAAGGAAGCGGTTGATGCCATCGTGGAAGCCCTGGAGAATATAGAAGGTTAA
- a CDS encoding PTS transporter subunit EIIC, whose translation MSKSKKNLFKTLQKIGKAVMTPVSVLPAAGILVAIGRWLMQNQGLSNAVGQVIYNGGLAVFANLSLIFAIGVAIGFTSNIGVAALASAVGYEVMVNVLDVMGKLLNIQAKGISNIDTGVFGGIIIGLLAAKMYDKFHETKLPPYLGFFAGKRLVPIVTAAASLIIGVIFALIWPPIQIGINKFASFATTSPIGPAIYAAGKRALIPVGLHHVFYPPFLYQFGSFKDPATGQILHGETARYFAGDKTAGYFMASEFPIMLFGLPAATLAMYLAAPKQRRKTIAGVMLTAAITSILTGITEPIEFSFIFVAPLLYFFHVGAAFLSGLLTKALNIRLGYTFSASLIDYILGLSNAQNGWKLFLIAGPIIAVLYFVIFYFSIKFFDFKTPGREDIDDEETATEASVADKDMDKNTKAAKVLAALGGKENIDTIDACITRLRLTVNDVSKVDKAELKRLGAAGILDAGSGNLQVVFGTESEMLKDEILKLMK comes from the coding sequence ATGTCAAAATCAAAAAAGAATCTCTTTAAGACTTTGCAGAAAATAGGAAAAGCTGTAATGACCCCCGTCTCCGTCTTACCAGCAGCCGGTATACTGGTTGCCATAGGCAGATGGCTTATGCAAAACCAGGGGTTGTCGAACGCTGTAGGACAGGTTATTTACAACGGTGGTCTCGCTGTATTCGCAAATCTATCATTGATATTTGCCATCGGTGTAGCCATTGGCTTTACAAGCAACATCGGCGTTGCGGCCCTGGCTTCTGCGGTAGGTTATGAAGTGATGGTAAACGTCCTGGATGTAATGGGCAAGCTGCTAAACATCCAGGCAAAAGGTATATCAAATATAGATACAGGAGTTTTTGGAGGCATAATAATCGGTTTATTAGCCGCCAAAATGTACGACAAATTTCATGAAACCAAGTTGCCACCTTACCTTGGATTTTTTGCCGGTAAGAGGCTTGTGCCCATCGTAACAGCAGCAGCATCATTGATAATCGGCGTGATCTTCGCACTGATATGGCCGCCCATACAGATAGGCATAAATAAATTTGCATCATTTGCTACCACTTCACCTATCGGACCGGCCATTTATGCAGCGGGAAAGAGGGCGTTAATTCCCGTAGGATTGCACCATGTTTTCTATCCGCCCTTTTTGTACCAGTTTGGTAGTTTTAAAGACCCTGCTACCGGACAAATCCTCCATGGAGAAACCGCTCGATATTTTGCGGGAGATAAAACTGCCGGTTACTTCATGGCCAGCGAATTTCCCATCATGCTTTTTGGCCTGCCTGCCGCTACACTGGCTATGTACCTGGCAGCTCCCAAACAAAGGCGTAAAACCATCGCTGGTGTCATGTTAACAGCAGCGATAACTTCTATATTGACGGGTATAACTGAGCCTATAGAATTTTCATTTATATTTGTGGCTCCACTTTTGTATTTCTTCCATGTAGGCGCTGCATTTCTGTCAGGGCTGCTTACAAAGGCTTTAAACATCAGACTGGGATATACATTTTCAGCCAGTTTGATAGACTATATATTAGGACTGTCTAATGCGCAAAATGGTTGGAAGCTATTTTTAATCGCGGGTCCTATAATAGCTGTATTGTATTTTGTGATATTTTATTTCTCTATAAAGTTCTTCGACTTTAAGACTCCTGGCCGGGAGGATATAGATGATGAGGAAACAGCAACAGAAGCATCCGTTGCAGACAAAGATATGGACAAAAACACTAAAGCAGCAAAAGTGCTTGCTGCCTTAGGAGGAAAAGAAAACATCGACACCATCGATGCATGTATAACCCGATTGAGGCTTACAGTAAATGATGTATCTAAAGTGGACAAGGCAGAACTCAAGCGGCTAGGTGCTGCAGGTATACTGGACGCCGGAAGCGGCAATCTTCAGGTGGTCTTTGGCACCGAATCAGAAATGCTCAAAGATGAAATACTCAAACTTATGAAATGA
- a CDS encoding tRNA (cytidine(34)-2'-O)-methyltransferase: MPLNVVLVEPEIPQNAGNIARTCVLTGSRLHMVRPFGFILDEKRIRRAGLDYWPYLDLVVHDSLDKFLEQYGDKKLYLATTKGKKYYTDVHYEEDAFILFGKESAGLPRWLIQQHEEDAIRIPMSQRIPDRSLNLSNSVAIVVYEALRQLGFPALC; this comes from the coding sequence ATGCCATTAAATGTGGTTTTAGTAGAACCCGAGATACCCCAGAACGCGGGAAATATAGCCAGGACCTGTGTCCTTACGGGCAGTAGATTGCACATGGTGAGGCCCTTTGGTTTTATCCTTGACGAAAAGCGTATAAGGAGAGCTGGACTTGATTACTGGCCATACCTGGACCTTGTTGTTCATGACAGTCTTGACAAATTCTTAGAGCAGTACGGAGATAAAAAGTTGTATTTAGCCACGACTAAAGGGAAAAAATATTACACGGATGTTCACTATGAGGAGGATGCGTTTATCCTGTTTGGCAAAGAATCGGCAGGATTGCCGCGTTGGCTTATACAACAACATGAGGAAGATGCTATAAGGATACCCATGAGCCAGAGGATACCTGATAGATCTTTAAATCTTTCCAATTCTGTGGCAATCGTTGTGTACGAGGCATTAAGGCAGCTGGGTTTTCCCGCTTTATGTTAA
- a CDS encoding BglG family transcription antiterminator: MDENYEIIKPLSNNVVVAEKGDDVYVLLGKGIGFGKKRGDVITEEKKIEEKYIKIDPLEKNNYKKLLQVVEGDILAVSEEIIAMAESALGEKLNSHIHVGLADHINFAIKRMNEGIEIVNPFMYEIQAMYPREYEIARSAINLIKEKLHVALPESEIGFIALHIHSARVNQEVSESLKRTRLIKDITDMIRQTLHVDLDKKSMEMSRLISHLRYSIDRIESGKPLENVLLPSVKRQLKKEFKIAQRICDFISEKLGKEVPEDEVGYLALHIRRLI, encoded by the coding sequence ATGGATGAAAATTATGAAATAATAAAGCCACTGAGCAACAACGTAGTCGTCGCCGAAAAGGGCGATGATGTTTATGTGCTTTTAGGTAAGGGAATAGGTTTTGGCAAAAAAAGAGGGGATGTAATAACAGAAGAAAAAAAGATCGAAGAAAAATACATCAAAATCGACCCTCTGGAGAAAAACAATTATAAAAAACTGCTCCAGGTTGTAGAAGGCGATATATTAGCTGTCTCCGAAGAAATCATTGCCATGGCAGAAAGTGCCCTGGGTGAGAAGCTAAATTCTCATATACATGTAGGTTTGGCTGATCACATAAATTTTGCTATAAAACGCATGAATGAAGGCATTGAAATCGTCAACCCGTTTATGTACGAGATTCAAGCCATGTATCCCAGGGAATATGAGATAGCTCGAAGCGCTATAAATTTGATTAAAGAAAAGTTGCATGTAGCCCTACCTGAAAGTGAAATAGGTTTTATAGCCCTTCATATTCATTCAGCAAGGGTTAATCAGGAGGTATCTGAAAGCCTGAAGCGTACCAGGTTGATAAAAGATATTACCGACATGATACGGCAGACGTTACACGTAGATTTAGATAAAAAGTCAATGGAGATGTCAAGGCTGATATCCCATTTGAGGTATTCAATAGATCGAATAGAATCAGGTAAACCTCTGGAAAACGTGTTGTTGCCATCAGTAAAGCGGCAATTGAAAAAAGAATTTAAAATAGCACAGCGCATATGCGATTTTATCTCTGAAAAACTGGGTAAAGAGGTTCCTGAAGACGAAGTGGGTTACCTGGCGCTTCATATACGCAGGCTTATATAA
- the ptsP gene encoding phosphoenolpyruvate--protein phosphotransferase, whose product MLKGIAASDGIAIGEAFVYKKAEIKAEKHIVDDPIREEQRFDDALDTARKQLEDIYEQVKSEMGDDKAEIFETHLFILNDPEFLGSVRHKIQKEKLNAEYALMSSAEELAEIFKNMGNEYMSQRADDILDVSKRVLSILTGNKNFSLSEISNQCIIVAHDLAPSDTAQLNRKKVSGIITETGGRTSHSAIIARSMEIPAVLGVDSATSSIKNGDFLIVDGYEGIVHINPEEAILKKYEAKREKDLENKRLLLRYRDVESITLDGKKVEINANAGGIEDIEQILKFGPDGIGLYRTEFLYMAEDKLPTEEEQFRVYKTVLEKMDGKPVIIRTLDIGGDKNLPALNIEAEVNPFLGYRAIRLCLDRIDIFKTQLRALLRASAYGNLKVMFPMITNIHELRKAKDILEECKAELKNEGLKFDENLEVGIMIEVPSAALISDILAKEADFFSIGTNDLMQYTLAVDRMNQKVSYLYDFFDPAVLRLIKMTIDNAHKMRKHVGMCGEMAGYLPLIPVLLGMGLDEFSMNPSSIISVRRLIADLKYEDCKLLADNVLQMTSSDEIKNYISSIEIPVFKK is encoded by the coding sequence ATGTTAAAAGGAATAGCCGCCTCGGACGGAATAGCTATAGGTGAAGCCTTTGTTTATAAAAAAGCTGAAATAAAAGCAGAAAAGCACATCGTCGATGATCCAATAAGAGAGGAACAGCGCTTTGACGATGCCCTGGACACAGCCAGAAAACAACTTGAAGACATATATGAGCAGGTTAAATCGGAGATGGGCGATGATAAAGCTGAGATCTTTGAAACCCATTTATTTATCCTCAACGATCCCGAGTTTTTAGGAAGTGTAAGGCACAAGATACAAAAAGAGAAATTAAACGCCGAATATGCGCTCATGTCATCTGCCGAAGAACTGGCAGAGATATTTAAGAATATGGGCAATGAATACATGTCCCAGCGGGCTGACGATATATTAGATGTAAGCAAAAGGGTCTTAAGTATATTGACCGGCAACAAAAATTTTTCTCTCAGCGAAATATCTAACCAATGCATAATAGTGGCTCACGACCTGGCTCCATCAGATACCGCCCAACTCAACAGGAAAAAAGTATCAGGCATAATAACAGAAACCGGTGGTCGCACATCCCATTCCGCCATTATCGCTCGTTCGATGGAAATCCCCGCAGTGCTGGGAGTAGACAGTGCAACATCGTCTATAAAGAACGGTGATTTTCTGATAGTAGACGGATATGAAGGTATCGTGCATATAAATCCTGAAGAAGCTATACTAAAAAAATATGAAGCAAAACGTGAAAAAGATCTGGAAAACAAAAGGCTTTTGTTGCGATACCGAGATGTGGAATCGATAACATTAGATGGAAAAAAGGTGGAAATCAACGCCAATGCCGGCGGAATCGAAGATATAGAACAGATATTAAAGTTTGGCCCTGATGGAATCGGACTTTACAGGACGGAATTTTTGTATATGGCCGAAGATAAGTTACCAACAGAAGAGGAACAATTCCGCGTATACAAAACCGTATTAGAGAAAATGGATGGCAAACCTGTAATAATAAGAACGCTGGATATAGGTGGCGATAAAAACCTACCAGCACTGAATATTGAAGCTGAAGTCAATCCTTTTTTAGGTTATAGGGCCATAAGGCTTTGCCTTGACAGGATAGATATTTTTAAGACTCAGTTGAGAGCTTTGCTCAGGGCTTCCGCATATGGCAATCTGAAAGTAATGTTCCCAATGATTACAAATATTCATGAGCTCAGGAAAGCCAAAGATATACTGGAAGAATGTAAAGCTGAATTAAAAAATGAAGGGCTGAAATTCGACGAAAATTTGGAAGTGGGCATAATGATTGAGGTGCCTTCTGCTGCATTGATATCAGATATCCTGGCAAAGGAAGCAGATTTCTTCAGCATAGGTACCAATGATCTCATGCAGTACACACTAGCAGTAGATAGGATGAATCAAAAGGTGTCGTATTTATACGACTTCTTTGATCCTGCTGTTTTGCGACTTATCAAGATGACCATAGATAATGCCCACAAAATGAGAAAGCACGTAGGGATGTGCGGCGAAATGGCTGGATATCTTCCGCTGATACCGGTTTTACTGGGAATGGGACTTGATGAATTCAGCATGAACCCATCTTCAATCATAAGTGTCAGAAGGTTAATAGCAGACCTAAAATACGAAGATTGTAAATTATTAGCAGATAACGTGCTACAGATGACCAGTTCCGATGAAATTAAAAATTATATTTCAAGTATAGAAATACCCGTTTTTAAAAAATAA
- a CDS encoding nitroreductase family protein, with protein MKEFIELLKSRRSVRAFIDKPIPKEVLEDIVDCGRLAPSGRNGQPWHFVVITNKDTLKYISEQATYGKFIKDAAACIIVYCEKDNDHHLEDGAAATENIILAAKAYGIGTCWVAGYDRTYEQAINKYLGIPENLRMISIIPMGYPAAEPRMPQKRSLDEVIHWERY; from the coding sequence ATGAAAGAGTTTATCGAGCTTTTGAAGTCAAGGAGGAGCGTAAGAGCTTTTATAGATAAGCCGATTCCCAAAGAGGTTCTGGAGGATATAGTGGACTGTGGGAGGCTGGCCCCTTCGGGGAGAAACGGTCAGCCGTGGCATTTCGTGGTCATTACCAACAAAGATACCTTGAAGTATATATCTGAGCAGGCCACTTACGGCAAATTCATAAAAGATGCTGCCGCCTGTATAATAGTGTACTGCGAGAAAGACAACGACCACCATCTGGAAGATGGAGCGGCGGCTACAGAAAACATAATATTAGCCGCAAAGGCTTACGGCATAGGGACGTGCTGGGTGGCAGGCTACGATAGGACCTACGAGCAGGCCATAAACAAATACCTGGGGATACCTGAAAATCTGAGGATGATATCCATAATCCCCATGGGCTATCCTGCTGCAGAACCTCGTATGCCGCAGAAGAGGTCCCTTGATGAAGTAATCCACTGGGAGAGGTACTGA
- a CDS encoding PTS sugar transporter subunit IIA: protein MFGLFKKNKKEQKKPEKVIIKSPVNGRCFDVKEIPDEAFSSLMMGNGIGFESSDGVFYAPSDGEVLQVFPTKHAAIIKTNEGLEILLHIGVETVSMKGEGFESFVKKGDRVSAGDKLIAYDIELVKQKAKSTLSPMIITNMDLVNSIDFHYGEVTTDSVVMEVTLK, encoded by the coding sequence ATGTTTGGATTGTTTAAGAAGAATAAAAAAGAGCAAAAAAAGCCCGAAAAGGTCATAATAAAATCGCCGGTTAATGGTAGATGCTTTGATGTAAAAGAAATACCAGATGAGGCGTTTTCATCGCTGATGATGGGAAATGGCATAGGATTTGAATCTTCTGACGGTGTGTTCTATGCGCCGTCAGATGGCGAAGTCCTACAGGTCTTTCCCACCAAACACGCTGCAATCATAAAAACAAATGAAGGCCTTGAAATATTGCTCCATATAGGCGTAGAAACAGTTTCTATGAAAGGTGAAGGCTTTGAATCCTTTGTCAAAAAAGGCGATAGGGTTTCGGCAGGAGACAAACTCATAGCCTATGACATTGAACTGGTGAAACAAAAAGCCAAATCTACTTTAAGTCCCATGATAATAACCAATATGGACCTGGTAAATTCTATAGATTTCCACTACGGGGAAGTGACCACAGACTCTGTAGTTATGGAAGTAACTCTAAAATAA